The Prochlorococcus marinus CUG1417 genome includes the window TAAAAAACTTGCAAATTTCGTTAGCTGTGATCTTAGCTTATTAAAAAAATGTGAGCTAATAATTTTGGCATTGCCTATCAAAGATTTAATCAGTCCTTCTCAACAATTAGTATCATCAATACCTCAGGAAACAATTCTAACTGATGTGGGCTCTGTCAAAGAACCAATTGTAAATACATGGGAAAATTTACATCCTCTATTTATTGGATCTCATCCAATGGCAGGAACAGAAAAAAAAGGAGTCGATTCAGGTTTTGAAGGTCTTTTTAAAAATACAAAATGGATTATTACCCCAACACAAAATAGTGATTTAAATGCAGTCAGAACTATTTCCGAGCTCATAAAATCAATGGATTGTGAAATTTGCCAAGCTTCGCCAAAAGAGCATGATGAAGCAGTATCTCTAATTTCACATTTGCCTATATTTTTAGCCTCTGCCCTAATTGAAACTGCCCATACAAAAAATAATCAATCTTTATTAGATCTCACGCAAAAATTGGCTGCTACAGGATTTGCTGACACTTCGAGAGTTGGCGGAGGTAATGAACAACTAGGCTTAGATTTAGCTATTAATAATCAGATTAATGTTTTAAATTCTATAAATAATTTTAAAAATAAGCTGAATAAACTGGAATCTCTTATTAAAGAAAACAATTGGGATTTACTTTCTAGCAAACTTGCTGAGGCAAAAGAAATTAGAAAAAATTTTATAAACTAAAATTTTCTACACCTTTGGAAGCTAAAATTTGCCTTGAAACCATTAATGCAGACTGACTAACACCCGCAGTCCCCTCTCCTGGATAAATCGAATCTCCACATAGCCATAAACCTTTAAAAGGAGTCCTACTTGATAATCCAAATAAACCAAAAATATCTGGATTTTGACCAAGCCCACCAACTATTCCATTAGGTCTCTTAGTCCATTTTTCAAAGCCCAGTGGAGTTGCCAATTCCCTATGTAGCCAATTTTCAGGATCAATATCAAATTTACTTTCCAATTCAAGCGATATTTTTTTCATGAAACCATTTTTCTTCTTTAAGTAAGTTTGTTTATCTAGATCAAACCAATCTTTAGTTTTGGTAAAGATACTCGCAATTAAAGTAACCTCACCTTTTGGCGCTCTTCCATCACCATCATCACTTATTGATACAAATAACGAACAAAATTCTTTCGAAACAAATTGATAATGATTGGAGAATGTTTTTTTAATATGTTCTTTTTTTAATGCTGAATAAAAAACTACAGCTCCACTTGGATCAGGCAAATTATTAAGTCGATTTTTATAATTTTTTTTTCTTTCTAAAGGATCTTTCAAATGCTTGAGCAAAGATTGTGGAGGCGCAGTATAAATCACATCTTTTGCTTGGTAAATAAAAGATTTTTGTTTCGAATTGGCAGATACTTTCCAATACATATTTACGTCGTCAAAAGTTATAGAATTAACTTCTTGTCCAAAAATTAAATTGACTCCAGTTTCCCTTAATGAACTTTCTAATGCTTCACTTAAAGACTGCATAGATTTTTTAAGATGCCACAGACCATGTGGCTGTTGACACATCTGAAGCACAGTAGACCCATATAATGCTGCAGTATTATAAATATCCTCTTGAGAATAAAGTTTTAGTTGAAGATTTAAGAATTTAATCAAGCGCTCATTCTTGGATAATCCACATATACGCAATAAATCAAAAATAGTAGATTTAAGTAAGACTCCTGTGACAAGGTTTGAAGGTGATAGTGCTTTTAAAAGTTGAGAAAAATCCCAAAAATTACTTATTGGTAATACAGGATTATTATTCGCGAATAACCAATTACTTTGATGTATGAGATTACAAAGTTTCCAAAATCTACGACTCCCAGGAAATTGCATTTCTTGTTCAGCAATCCATTTACTTTTTTCATACCAGATTGGTATAGGCTTACCACCATCATTTAAATCAACAATGCAAGCAGGATCCAAAATTGTAGCTTCAGGAGATGGAATATCTAAAAAATCAAATATTCTAGAATGTATTCCACCTTTTTCTAAACCAGCAACCTGAGTTGCACCAACATCAAATATATAATCCTTTCTTTTAAAAGTACCTGCACATCCTCCTGCTTGTGTATGAGATTCGATTAAAGTCACTGATAATCCTTGTTTTGATAAAATTGCTGCAGAAGTTAGTCCTGCTATACCAGCTCCAACAACAACAACTTCGGACTTTCTCATTGAAAATGCAAAAATTATCACCCATTGAAGTTAACGAAATTTGTAATGAATTAGGGGAAACCTATCCAAAAAGTATTGATCAAGTACATGGTGGTGATATTCATAGTGCTTGGCAAATAGAATTCTCAAACAAAAAATTATTCCTTAAAAGAAACATTAGAAACAAAAAACTTCTTGAATTTGAAAAATTTTGTCTTCAAAATTTGAGAAAGTATATTAATCAAGAAAACATAATCATTCCTGAAGTTATTGCATATAAAAATATAAAAAATATAGAGATTCTTTTAATTGATTGGATAGATATGCAAAACTTTGACCAAAAAAAACTTGGAAAAGGATTAGGAGAAATGCACTTAAAATCAGCTGAATCTAATCCAAACATGTTTGGATTTCCTGTTGAGGGTTTTATAGGAACAACTGATCAAAAAAAAGGCTGGGACGAGAATTGGATAGATTGTTTTTTAAACTTACGGATTATACCTCAATTATTAATCCTTGAATCTAAAATATTAGACACAGAAACTAAAAATAAAGTTAAAGGAAAAATTAAATCAGAATTACTAAATCATAAACCAATAAATTCTCTTGTTCATGGTGATTTGTGGTCAGGAAATGCAGGGATAGATAAAAGTGGTAGGGGTGTTATATTTGACCCTGCATCTTGGTGGGCAGATAATGAAGTAGATATAGCTATGACAAAATTATTTGGAGGTTTTAGAAAAGAATTTTATGAGGAGTATCATAAAATTTTTCCAATAAAAAATGGATTTGAAAAAAGAACAATCATATATAATTTCTATCACATATTGAATCACGCCAATATGTTTGGAGGAGGATACTTAAAACAGGTTCATGATTACGTAAGAGCAATACTCAATATGTAATCTTTAACTAACCTAAATATGTTTTTTTAAGATTTTGTACCTTATCTAAAACAGCTTCACGATTTTCACTGGTACGAAGATTTTGCCAGCTCCATTGACCAACAACGATTACACCTAGTAATTCTAATAAACCTGGAAGAATTGGGAAAAAGTTTATCGTGTCGATGACAACTTTAATTATTATCTGAGCTATTACGACGACAGCAATTATGCCTGCAGCCTTGCCGTACTTACCCATTTGAGTCCAATCAACATTACCAAGGGTTTCATTGACTTTTCCCATAACATCAGAGTACTTCTCTGAAAAACTTTTGGTTTCTGAGCTTGTATCGGAGCCGGAGCCTTGGTTTGACTCTGGAGTGTTGTCACTCATGAATTCAGTAAACTTAATATATGAACCAGACAGTATCGGAAAAAACGTCTGTTGACTACCTTTTTGTTGTGCAAAATTCCGAACCGAAACATTTTGTATTTTTTTAGAGACATTTTTATGTATGGTTTCTCAAGATATTTAAACTTAAAATTGATTTATAAAAACTTCACATTATTATCTAGTTCTAACAAAAACATTAATAAATCAAAGTAATAAGAAAATTTTAAAAGGCTAAAATTTTTATTTTAATTATTATGTTTTCATAGTTTATCTCGCAAAAATTAAAAGATCGAAATGTCCAAAGATATTAAATTTAATTTCTTAAACTCTGATGAAGAAGAAAGATATCAAAAGCATTTTACCCTCAAAGAGATAGGTTATGAAGGTCAACTAAATCTTAAGAACAGCTCAGTATTATGCATTGGAGCGGGTGGACTTGGATCTTCCGTTTTGCTTTATCTAGCCGCAGCAGGAATTGGGAGGATTGGAATAGTTGATAACGATCAAGTTGAAAAGTCTAATCTCCAGAGACAGATAATTCATGAAACAAATACTATAGGCAATCTTAAAATTGATTCAGCTAAGGAAAGAATTAAAAAATTCAATCCTAATTGTGAAATATTAACCTTTTCAGAGAGAATTAATCCTAAAAATGCTCTTAAAACATTAAAAGAATTTGATGTCATTTGTGATTGCTCGGATAACTTTGGCACAAGATATTTAATAAATGATTCATGCTTGATATTAAATAAACCTCTAGTCTTTGGGAGTGTTCAGGGCTTTGAAGGGCAAGTGAGTGTTTTCAATTTATACAAAAACAGTCCTAATTTAAGAGACTTACTTCCAGAATCACCTTCAAAAAATGCTGCCCCTAGTTGCGCAGAATACGGGATAGTAGGCGTTTCAACAGGTTTAATAGGAATTCTTCAAGTTAATGAAATTATCAAAATCATTTTGAAAAAAGGTGAAATTTTAGATGGGAAGATTTTAATTTTTGATCTTTTGAATATGAATATGAAGAAATTACATCTCAAAAGTGATCATTTAAATAAAAGAATAAAAAATCTGTCTCAGTTTGAGCTTTTTTACAATAACGATGAATATTGTGAGAAAAATAATGAAATTAACAGTATTAATGCTAATGACTTTAATAGTTTATACAAAGCAAAACCCAGCAAAATTCTTTTAATTGATGTTAGAGAAAATGAAGAATTTTCTACTTCTGCAATAGAGGGATCCATATCAATTCCTTTAAGCCATTTGAACCGAGAATCTGACTTAAAATTTATTCAAAAAGAAAGTTTAAGTAAAGAGGTTTTTACTATCTGTAAATCGGGGAAACGTTCTGAAAAAGCTTCAAGAATCTTAGCTCAATTCAAAATTCAGTCAAAATCTATTGAAGGCGGCATTGAAAAGGTAAAGAAAATATTATGCAATTAATTAAGTTTAAGAATATTTAGTAATCTACACCTCTTTTCAAATCAACTCCAACATTTGCATAATGCTTATGACAAACCATTTCAGAGTAGACATCAGCAAGTTCAAAGTATGAAGGTTCATTTTTACACCTCCCAGTAATGACAACTTCTGTTTCTACTGGTTTTTTTAAGAGCGTTTGATGTATTGATTCCATAGGTAGCAGTTCTAAATCAACAGTTGGATTCAATTCATCTAAAATGATTGTTTTATACAAACCAGACAAAATAGCAGCTTTAGCAATTTCCCATGCTCTTTCAGCCTCAACATAATCAATTGGTTGTTGCTGACCTCTCCATACGATGGCATCTCTGCCTGAACGCAAATGATCCACTAAATGAGGGTAACTCTCTCTCAAAGCTTCTATGGCGGCATCTTCTGTATAACCATTGCCACCCTTTAGCCACTGTAATATTAAAACTCTATGACTTTTATCTTGAGATATTCCTTTACCAATAGCTTGAAGAGCTTTACCAAGTGCACTTGTCGATTTACCCTTTCCTTCACCTGTATAAATCTCAATTCCACCACTAGAACTACTTTGTTTGGCTAGTTTTGATAAGTTTCCTGTTAAACGTGGTCTCATTTCTGAATGGAGTTGAGATATTCTTACCAAAGAGGAAGGAGCTGCCCTTCCGGTAATAATTATTTCTAATCCATCTGGACGATTTTGAAGAGAGTCAACTACTTCATTGATATCAAGCATTCCTAAATCCAGAACTGGGTTTAATTCATCTAGAACAACTACAGAATAAAGAGAACTAGCAATAGCTCCTTTAGCAATATTCCAACCTCTCTCAGCCTCACCAACATCAAACTTTGTCACTTGATCAGCAGTAAAGAATTCAGATCTTCCTGTCCTAACGTGATCAATTAAATGTGGAAAGCCTCTTTGCAAAGCCTCTATAGCTGAATCCTCGTCATATGGTCTCTCAGGACCTTTTAAAAATCTTAGAAGTAATACTCTTGACTGTCTTTTTTCGCATATTCCTAATCCTATTGTCCTGAGAACTACTCCCAAAGCAGCCTGACTTTTTCCCTTACCCTCTCCATCATATATATGTAATTGACCTTTTGATCTCTCTTGACTGTCATTTGCAGTGACAATTCCAATTCCTCTATTTCTACTCGTATTCGCCAATTGAACAAAAATAATAGATTTAATCTAATATATAAATAAGAATATTATTAAAGATTTAATAATAAATTCAACCTATTTATATCTAATCTGAATTTTAAAGTAATTAACATGTTCAATCAACTAGAAATTCTCTCTGATGAACAAAGTGAAAAGCTTTATACAATAAGAAGATACATTAAGAATCTCGAGAGTGTTTGCATTGCTTATTCCGGAGGAGTTGATAGCACGTTAGTAGCGTCATTAGCATTCGAGCAATTAGGTAGCAAGGCAATTGCAATAACTGGTATTTCTCCTGCATTAGCCAAAAATCTTCGCGAAGAAGCAAAAAATCAAGCAAAATGGATTGGAGTAAAGCATTTAGAAATTAAAACATCAGAATTAGACCAATCAAGTTACAGTAAAAATCCCAAGGATAGATGCTTTGCATGTAAAAAAGAGCTTCACAAACATACAACCTACCTCTCTAAAAAACTTAATTACAAGATTGTTTTAGATGGAGTAAATCTTGATGATCTTAAAGATTACAGACCAGGTATAAAAGCCTCAAAAGAAGCAGGAGTCATCTCTCCCCTTGCAAAATTTAAATTCTCAAAACAAGATATTAGGGATATATCAAGAGCATTAGGTTTCCCTTGGTGGGACAAACCTGCTCAACCTTGCTTATCATCAAGATTTCCTTATGGCCATGAAATCA containing:
- a CDS encoding prephenate/arogenate dehydrogenase, whose product is MKIGIVGLGLIGGSLGLKLQSLNHTIYGIANNALNEKKAKDKKLANFVSCDLSLLKKCELIILALPIKDLISPSQQLVSSIPQETILTDVGSVKEPIVNTWENLHPLFIGSHPMAGTEKKGVDSGFEGLFKNTKWIITPTQNSDLNAVRTISELIKSMDCEICQASPKEHDEAVSLISHLPIFLASALIETAHTKNNQSLLDLTQKLAATGFADTSRVGGGNEQLGLDLAINNQINVLNSINNFKNKLNKLESLIKENNWDLLSSKLAEAKEIRKNFIN
- the crtD gene encoding C-3',4' desaturase CrtD — translated: MRKSEVVVVGAGIAGLTSAAILSKQGLSVTLIESHTQAGGCAGTFKRKDYIFDVGATQVAGLEKGGIHSRIFDFLDIPSPEATILDPACIVDLNDGGKPIPIWYEKSKWIAEQEMQFPGSRRFWKLCNLIHQSNWLFANNNPVLPISNFWDFSQLLKALSPSNLVTGVLLKSTIFDLLRICGLSKNERLIKFLNLQLKLYSQEDIYNTAALYGSTVLQMCQQPHGLWHLKKSMQSLSEALESSLRETGVNLIFGQEVNSITFDDVNMYWKVSANSKQKSFIYQAKDVIYTAPPQSLLKHLKDPLERKKNYKNRLNNLPDPSGAVVFYSALKKEHIKKTFSNHYQFVSKEFCSLFVSISDDGDGRAPKGEVTLIASIFTKTKDWFDLDKQTYLKKKNGFMKKISLELESKFDIDPENWLHRELATPLGFEKWTKRPNGIVGGLGQNPDIFGLFGLSSRTPFKGLWLCGDSIYPGEGTAGVSQSALMVSRQILASKGVENFSL
- a CDS encoding fructosamine kinase family protein, which produces MQKLSPIEVNEICNELGETYPKSIDQVHGGDIHSAWQIEFSNKKLFLKRNIRNKKLLEFEKFCLQNLRKYINQENIIIPEVIAYKNIKNIEILLIDWIDMQNFDQKKLGKGLGEMHLKSAESNPNMFGFPVEGFIGTTDQKKGWDENWIDCFLNLRIIPQLLILESKILDTETKNKVKGKIKSELLNHKPINSLVHGDLWSGNAGIDKSGRGVIFDPASWWADNEVDIAMTKLFGGFRKEFYEEYHKIFPIKNGFEKRTIIYNFYHILNHANMFGGGYLKQVHDYVRAILNM
- a CDS encoding CAAD domain-containing protein: MSDNTPESNQGSGSDTSSETKSFSEKYSDVMGKVNETLGNVDWTQMGKYGKAAGIIAVVVIAQIIIKVVIDTINFFPILPGLLELLGVIVVGQWSWQNLRTSENREAVLDKVQNLKKTYLG
- the moeB gene encoding molybdopterin-synthase adenylyltransferase MoeB — encoded protein: MSKDIKFNFLNSDEEERYQKHFTLKEIGYEGQLNLKNSSVLCIGAGGLGSSVLLYLAAAGIGRIGIVDNDQVEKSNLQRQIIHETNTIGNLKIDSAKERIKKFNPNCEILTFSERINPKNALKTLKEFDVICDCSDNFGTRYLINDSCLILNKPLVFGSVQGFEGQVSVFNLYKNSPNLRDLLPESPSKNAAPSCAEYGIVGVSTGLIGILQVNEIIKIILKKGEILDGKILIFDLLNMNMKKLHLKSDHLNKRIKNLSQFELFYNNDEYCEKNNEINSINANDFNSLYKAKPSKILLIDVRENEEFSTSAIEGSISIPLSHLNRESDLKFIQKESLSKEVFTICKSGKRSEKASRILAQFKIQSKSIEGGIEKVKKILCN
- a CDS encoding cob(I)yrinic acid a,c-diamide adenosyltransferase; the encoded protein is MANTSRNRGIGIVTANDSQERSKGQLHIYDGEGKGKSQAALGVVLRTIGLGICEKRQSRVLLLRFLKGPERPYDEDSAIEALQRGFPHLIDHVRTGRSEFFTADQVTKFDVGEAERGWNIAKGAIASSLYSVVVLDELNPVLDLGMLDINEVVDSLQNRPDGLEIIITGRAAPSSLVRISQLHSEMRPRLTGNLSKLAKQSSSSGGIEIYTGEGKGKSTSALGKALQAIGKGISQDKSHRVLILQWLKGGNGYTEDAAIEALRESYPHLVDHLRSGRDAIVWRGQQQPIDYVEAERAWEIAKAAILSGLYKTIILDELNPTVDLELLPMESIHQTLLKKPVETEVVITGRCKNEPSYFELADVYSEMVCHKHYANVGVDLKRGVDY
- the larE gene encoding ATP-dependent sacrificial sulfur transferase LarE, with translation MFNQLEILSDEQSEKLYTIRRYIKNLESVCIAYSGGVDSTLVASLAFEQLGSKAIAITGISPALAKNLREEAKNQAKWIGVKHLEIKTSELDQSSYSKNPKDRCFACKKELHKHTTYLSKKLNYKIVLDGVNLDDLKDYRPGIKASKEAGVISPLAKFKFSKQDIRDISRALGFPWWDKPAQPCLSSRFPYGHEITSKRLKMVEKAEEYLKEGGLSEVRVRCQGSTARIEIPQDELKHFFNKYNFNELVQYFSNLGFNCTSLDLEGLISGKLNR